From the genome of Pelosinus fermentans DSM 17108:
TGGAAAAAGTTGATGATGGGCATTTACACCGCTTTTCGTATCGCTCATCAACAGGCGAAACCGTACGGTTTATCGTGATTAAAAAAAGTGGTTCCGCTTATGGTGTTGGACTGGATGCTTGTGAGATTTGCGGACCAACAGGTTATTTTGAACGGGATAATCAGGTGATTTGCATGTTGTGCGATGTTGTAATGAATACAGCAACCATCGGTTTTAAAGGCGGATGTAATCCAATTCCCCTGGCATATAAGGTAAGTGAAGGAAAAATGAACGTACCTTTAGAGGCTTTAGAGCAAGAAAAGAGTCGATTTAAGTAAAGGAGGATTAAGTCATGTTTTGGGAGATGCTGAAAGGAGCTCTTGTTAGGCAGAGCCGAAAGATGTTTATGGTAGCTCTTACCATTGCATTGGGCGTTTCGCTGACAACAGCCATGCTGAACGTAATGCTTGATGTAGGCGATAAGGTGAATCGGGAACTGAAAGCGTACGGAGCAAACATTACTGTAATTCCTCGGGCGGCATCCGTCTTGCGGGATGTTTATGGAATAGAAGCCAGTTCTGGAAAGACAGGGCAGTATTTGCAGGAAGCTGATGTCGGTAAGTTAAAAACTATTTTCTGGGCTAATAATATTGTTGCATTTTCTCCTTTACTCGAAACGAAGGCTACTGTCGGTTCAGATGATATAACCGTAGTAGGGACCTGGTTTAACCGGCCATTAGAGCTGCCTACAGGTGAAGTTGTGGAGACCGGAATTAAAGAACTAAAATCCTGGTGGGCAGTTGAGGGAAATTGGATCAATGATACTGACATTAAGGGAGCAATGGTTGGTTCTACATTAGCGCGAAAATTAAACCTTCAAATCGGTGATTCGGTGGAGATTGCCTTGCCAGGAGGTACCCAGCGGGAAGCGCTGACTGTGCAGGGGATTTTTAATAGCGGCGGTGCTGAAGATGATCAAATTTTTGTGACCCTGCCTTTTGTTCAGCAAGGACTAAACCTTCCTGGTAAAATTGGCAAAATAGAAGTAAGCGCTATAACGACGCCAGAGAATGATTTAGCCCGCAAAGCAGCCCATGATCCAAAAAGTCTTTCCCTGAAAGAATGGGAAACCTGGTATTGTACAGCTTATGTAAGTTCAATTGCTTATCAAATCGAAGAAGCTGTTGGCGATTCCCGTGCCAAGCCAGTTCGGCAGGTTGCTGAATCAGAGGGGACGATTCTGCAAAAGACACAGCTGTTAATGCTATTGATCACAGGGCTCAGCTTAGCTGGATCAGCTCTGGGGATCTCCAATCTTTTAATGGCTAATATTATGGAACGCAGTCGGGAGTTTGGTTTGCTTAAAGCACTTGGTGCAACCGATCGGGATGTTTTACTGCTGACTCTCACGGAAATTATGACAACGGGTTTAGTTGGTGGTATTGCAGGCTATTTTTTAGGCTTGGGATTTGCTCAAATTATTGGTCACAATGTATTTGGTACCGCCGTTGCAATTAATGCAATGGTCATTCCTTGGGTCATTATTTCAGTAATTCTAATTACTTTGGTCGGTAGCCTTCCGGCTATGCGAATGCTTTTATCGCTGCGTCCGGCAGCAGTACTTCATGGCAGGTGATAAAGATGACAAAATATTCAATGTACACGAAGATGATCTGGAATGCCTTGCTTCGCCGTCGGTCTCGCATGTTGATTGCATTATTGGCTGTGGCGATTGGCGCGACTGTCGTATCAGGGCTTGTTACCATTTATTATGATGTTCCTAGGCAAATGGGCAGGGAGTTTCGCTCCTATGGTGCTAATTTATTGTTAACGCCAGATGGTGATCAACAGGTGATGGCGCAAAACCTGGTTGCCAATGCGACTACGCTTTTGCCCTCAGATAAGCTAATTGGCATTGCCCCATATTTGTATGATCGTATTAAGCTAAATGAACAGCCTTTTCTAGTTGCAGGTACGCATTTCCAGGCTGTAAAGAAAGTAAGCCCTTACTGGCAGATCCGTGGTGAGTGGCCAGCGGATCAGTCTGAGGATATCGTGATTGGTGCTGAAGTGGCAGAACGATTAGAAATTGAACCAGGACAGCAAGTGACTCTCGCGGCAGCTGGCAGCGAAACTGAAAAGAAAGTGAAAGTTGCTGGCATTCTTCGGACAGGGGGTTCGGAAGAAAACTTTATTTTTCTTGATCTGTCTTTGCTCCAACAGATGTTGAAAAAGGAAGGTGTGATTAGTATTGCTCAGGTCAGCATTACGGCTAATGAGGCAGAACTAAACACATTAACACAACAAATTGGAGAGCAAGTTCCTGGTGTGGCACCGCGTTTAGTGAAACAGGTGACCCAGTCGGAGCAGACGGTTCTTGGAAAGCTGCAGGCGTTGGTTTATCTAGTCACAATTGTAGTATTGCTGCTTACTCTAATTTGTGTAGCTACAACGATGATGGCAGTTGTTACAGAGCGGCGTAAAGAGATTGGTTTAAAGAAAGCGCTGGGTGCGGAAAATCGCAGCATTATCCTTGAGTTTTTAGGGGAAGGTCTGGCATTAGGAGCCTTAGGCGGTCTGCTGGGAACGATTTTAGGTTTCTTTTTTGCTCAAGCGGTAAGTGTCAACGTTTTTGGCAGGATGATTTCATTTCAGCCCTTGATTGCGCTATTAGCATTGGTTGTTTCTATAGCAGTTACCGGCTTAGCATGCCTAATCCCGGTAAAAATTGCAACGGAAGTTGAACCAGCGATTGTACTCAGAGGCGAGTAGAGGAGGTTAATGAATATGAGTTTACTAGAATTGCATAATGTATCGATGATTTATGGAAGTGTGAAGGCCCTTCAAGGGATTGATTTAACAGTAGAAAAGGGTGAATGGCTGGCACTGATGGGGCCATCCGGATCTGGTAAGACGACCCTAATGAACATAATCGGTTGTATGGATAAAGCCTCCACAGGATCCATTGTTTTGGACGGTGTAGATTTTACCGATGTTACTGCAGGGAACCTGACAATGCTCAGGCGAGATAAAATCGGACTGGTATTTCAGCAGTTTCATCTGATTCCTTATTTAACAGCAGTAGAAAATCTGATGGTAGCTCAATATTATCATAGTATGCCTGACGAACAAGAAGCCTTAGTGGCTTTAGAGAGGGTTGGACTCAAAGAAAGGGCTCGTCATTTGCCTAGCCAGCTTTCTGGCGGCGAACAGCAGCGGGTGTGTATTGCTCGCGCTCTAATTAACTATCCTATGTTGATCTTAGCCGATGAACCAACGGGTAATTTGGATGAAACCAATGCTAAAATTGTATTAGAATTTTTTCAGCAGCTTCATCGCGAAGGGCATACCATTATTATGGTTACCCATGATCCGAAAGTTGCCGAGCTGGCTGAACGGTGCATCGTCTTGGAGCATGGCCGCATAGCCAATCGGAAAGACCGTAGAATCGTCTGCAGGGAGGAAGAAGTCTCATGAGAAGATGGTTATGCATGGCTGCAGCAGGAGTATTAATCGGGCTTCTCCTTACTGGCTGCAGTAGTAATCAAAAAGCGAATACTGTTCACAATGACAGCAGCCATAGTGAGCATAGCCACAGTTATAAGGATGGCACCTATACAGCTAAAAGCAGCCCTGATGAACGGGGAGCAGTAGGTGAAATAACCCTTACTATTCAGCAGGGGAAAATCGCTAAGGCAGATTATCGAGGAATTCAAAAAGATGGTAAGGTCAAGGATATAGATTATGGAAAGACGAGTGGGAAAATTGAAAATCCTGAATTTTATCAGAAAGCGCAGCAAGGGGTAAAAGGTGCAGCTGCCTATGGGCCCAAGCTGATAGAAACGCAAAATATCGATCAGGTAGATTCTATTTCAGGAGCAACCGTTTCTCATAAGCAATTTACTGAAGCTGCAAAATCAGCATTAGATCAGGCAAAATGATCACTTTTCTTTTCAAAAAAAATAAGCGAAGGAAATCGTAAAATCGATTTTCTTCGCTTATTTTTTGCTATGCTAAATTTTGAATTAAAAAGCATAATTCATAATGCGCGTTTTGCGGCACGGAAAAGAGAATTCGTAAAAAAGTGGTGAACCGCGAAGGAATCGAAGAGATGCAAAGAACACGAAGGATAATATGAATGCTTTAACCTTCGTGTTCTTCATAGCCTTAGCGTCTTCGCGTTTCAAAAGGTTTATTTTTACGTCTCTTTTCCCTACGCCTCTACGGTTCATTTATGTTTAATGATTCCGAAATGTCTTTTTCAAGATGCCAAAAATGTTAACGAATTTGACAGGGACTTTTTTTCGGGGATATTTGTTATTGGCAGGTACCAGTTCTACAAATTCATCATCAATGACATAAACGTACTTTAGTGTTGCATACAAATCAGGTGTATTTCCTGAAATTCCAACTGCACAAATCTGTCCATGATCAAAGGTACGCTGTTTCTTTATGAGGGCTAAGTCTCCATCAAAGATTCTGGCACCTTCCATGCTGTCGCCTTCCACACGTAAGATGAAAAAGTTATGAGGCTCGCTATTTAGCCATTTACTTGGCAGATCTTCGTAATATTCAATGGACTCACGGGCTATGCAAGGTGCACCTGCAGGTATATGTCCGAGAACTGGAACGGCGTACGTGGATGCTACTTCTACTGCATTCAGGGGGGTATCCATATTACAAGGCAGATAACCTGCTTTTATCATTAGATCTTCGAAAGAACAATTGAGATGTGGGGCTAATTTTCCTAAGGTCTGTGGGCTTGCTTTTTGTTCTCCGGACTCCATTCTGGATATCGTAGTATTGCTTACGCCTGAAAAAATTGAAAGCTGCCGCTGACTTTTAAAGCCACTATCTTCTCTTATTTTTGAAAACCATAAGCCAAAATTCTTTAGTTGTTCATTCATTTTATCGATCATCGTAAGCACCTCCTTGTTTAGTATAAACTTTTCTGTTTCGTATACGCAATAAAAAAGATGTTGCGATAACGAAATGTTTTTTAAAAAAGTTATTGCGTAAGCAATGAGGTAATGATAAGATGGTGTTGCGATGGCGATACAATCAAGAGAAGGGAGGTGTATACTTTGACGCGAAGAAAAGAATTAACCGTAAAACTCAATATAAAAGCATTTGAGGAAAATCAGAAAAAATATAACCTCAATGAAGAAGGGAAATGTGCCGAGTGTATGGAGATTAGTCCATCTCAGCTTTGGAAGGTGAAAACGGGTATTCATGACCCAGGCAAGGATTTTATTGCAGGTGCATTAAAAGCGTTTCCTAACACTTCTTTTGATGAATTATTTTTTTTGCCTGGAGTGTCGCGCCAGCGAGATGAATTCCCAAAAGATAAGGCGATATAAGGAGGTGGTGATAAATTGATTGTTTCGTTAACGACAGAAGAGACCAGGCAGATGTTTCTTCATCTTTCAAAGCAAATCATTGTAAATCAGCCATTGCTAATAGAGTTAGATAAAAAGATTGGCGGCAAAGCCCATGGAGGGGAGATTGCAAAAGGTTTTAGTGCGATAATACATACTCTCTCCCAGCAAAGATCCTTTCATATTAATGATATTTTTACGGATAGTGGAATAGCAATGCTTAGCTCCAACAAAGGCTTCTCAGGTATTATTTTTGGTACTTTATTTTTGGGTGGCGTAAGTGGAATGCCTAGTATTGATAAACTTCATGCAAAACAATTGTCCGCTATATTTGATAAAGCATTACAGACTCTTAAAGCATGGGGAGCAGACCATATCGATGGTAAAATCATAATTCATACATTTGAATCTGCTGTTGTTGCTTTTCGTCACGGTGTCAAGGAAGGTGACACCCTTCTTCAGGCTTTACAGGTAGGTGAGATTAGTGCTAAAGAGGCTATGGAGCATTTAAAACATTATCAAACTGGTTTTGATCCTGGGATGTATAGTAGTGAAAAGGTAGTATCCTATTATGATCCTGGTGCTGTAACTGTTTGGCTTATTTTAAAATCCATGCGTGAATGGGTTGCATCATTAGAAAATGTGAGGTCGACCATGAATGCTTAGCTCCAAGGAAAAGAAAGGAATTATGAGATGATGTTTGTTTGTTAGACTCTCTACTTTGAATAAGTAGAGAGCTTTTTTCTTACTATAAGAATGTATAAGTTTTGGAGGATGAAAGTAACATATATCTGTCATTGCGAGCAGTAGCGAAGCAATCTCTTAGCAAGAGATTGCTTCGCTATCACTCGCAATGACAGAGGACGAGCGTTTTTCTTATTTAATATGCTAAGATTAAGAAAGCGATAAAAAGGTCGTCCCAAAGCTTTCGCCTTATGGGACGACCTTTTTACTTATTTGTATTGCTTATTGGACTGTTACCCAGAGTTCACTGGCCCGAGCCGTTTCTGAGGTGTTTGGAATAACGGTAAGTTTACCTTTACCTGGGGCGATGGCTGTAAATATGGCTTTACCAGTGTCTGGGCCACCCGTTTCTTGTTTTAGTATATCGCCGACGAAGTATTCACCTGATGAGGTGAAGCGTGTATTCTGGGTAAGACCTGGCGTCGGTTCAAGGATTAATTTTTGACCTACTTTTAACATCAGATTATTGGCAGATAACTGTACTTTTTCGTTATCACTGTAGTTATAGACAACTTTAACATCTTTCAGGTCGTCTACTGGTTTGGTAGGAACGCTTGGAGTTGTTGGGGAAGGATTCGGATCAACAGGAGTAACTGGGTTAAGATTTGTGCATCCTCCCAGAAAAAGAGCCGCTGATAGGAATAAGCCTATAGTAAGATTCATCCATTTTCGATCTTGCATACTTTTCATAAGAACCTCCTATTGTCATTTACAGTAGATTATGTAGATTACCTATAGATTTACCTAAAATGATGATAATATGCAAATTTTTTAACAGTATTTGATGTTTTAAGAAGGTCATTTGAA
Proteins encoded in this window:
- a CDS encoding FMN-binding protein — protein: MRRWLCMAAAGVLIGLLLTGCSSNQKANTVHNDSSHSEHSHSYKDGTYTAKSSPDERGAVGEITLTIQQGKIAKADYRGIQKDGKVKDIDYGKTSGKIENPEFYQKAQQGVKGAAAYGPKLIETQNIDQVDSISGATVSHKQFTEAAKSALDQAK
- a CDS encoding ABC transporter ATP-binding protein, translating into MSLLELHNVSMIYGSVKALQGIDLTVEKGEWLALMGPSGSGKTTLMNIIGCMDKASTGSIVLDGVDFTDVTAGNLTMLRRDKIGLVFQQFHLIPYLTAVENLMVAQYYHSMPDEQEALVALERVGLKERARHLPSQLSGGEQQRVCIARALINYPMLILADEPTGNLDETNAKIVLEFFQQLHREGHTIIMVTHDPKVAELAERCIVLEHGRIANRKDRRIVCREEEVS
- a CDS encoding ABC transporter permease, whose translation is MIKMTKYSMYTKMIWNALLRRRSRMLIALLAVAIGATVVSGLVTIYYDVPRQMGREFRSYGANLLLTPDGDQQVMAQNLVANATTLLPSDKLIGIAPYLYDRIKLNEQPFLVAGTHFQAVKKVSPYWQIRGEWPADQSEDIVIGAEVAERLEIEPGQQVTLAAAGSETEKKVKVAGILRTGGSEENFIFLDLSLLQQMLKKEGVISIAQVSITANEAELNTLTQQIGEQVPGVAPRLVKQVTQSEQTVLGKLQALVYLVTIVVLLLTLICVATTMMAVVTERRKEIGLKKALGAENRSIILEFLGEGLALGALGGLLGTILGFFFAQAVSVNVFGRMISFQPLIALLALVVSIAVTGLACLIPVKIATEVEPAIVLRGE
- a CDS encoding DAK2 domain-containing protein — protein: MIVSLTTEETRQMFLHLSKQIIVNQPLLIELDKKIGGKAHGGEIAKGFSAIIHTLSQQRSFHINDIFTDSGIAMLSSNKGFSGIIFGTLFLGGVSGMPSIDKLHAKQLSAIFDKALQTLKAWGADHIDGKIIIHTFESAVVAFRHGVKEGDTLLQALQVGEISAKEAMEHLKHYQTGFDPGMYSSEKVVSYYDPGAVTVWLILKSMREWVASLENVRSTMNA
- a CDS encoding ABC transporter permease, encoding MFWEMLKGALVRQSRKMFMVALTIALGVSLTTAMLNVMLDVGDKVNRELKAYGANITVIPRAASVLRDVYGIEASSGKTGQYLQEADVGKLKTIFWANNIVAFSPLLETKATVGSDDITVVGTWFNRPLELPTGEVVETGIKELKSWWAVEGNWINDTDIKGAMVGSTLARKLNLQIGDSVEIALPGGTQREALTVQGIFNSGGAEDDQIFVTLPFVQQGLNLPGKIGKIEVSAITTPENDLARKAAHDPKSLSLKEWETWYCTAYVSSIAYQIEEAVGDSRAKPVRQVAESEGTILQKTQLLMLLITGLSLAGSALGISNLLMANIMERSREFGLLKALGATDRDVLLLTLTEIMTTGLVGGIAGYFLGLGFAQIIGHNVFGTAVAINAMVIPWVIISVILITLVGSLPAMRMLLSLRPAAVLHGR
- a CDS encoding LexA family protein gives rise to the protein MIDKMNEQLKNFGLWFSKIREDSGFKSQRQLSIFSGVSNTTISRMESGEQKASPQTLGKLAPHLNCSFEDLMIKAGYLPCNMDTPLNAVEVASTYAVPVLGHIPAGAPCIARESIEYYEDLPSKWLNSEPHNFFILRVEGDSMEGARIFDGDLALIKKQRTFDHGQICAVGISGNTPDLYATLKYVYVIDDEFVELVPANNKYPRKKVPVKFVNIFGILKKTFRNH